A window from Chrysemys picta bellii isolate R12L10 chromosome 20, ASM1138683v2, whole genome shotgun sequence encodes these proteins:
- the LOC103306946 gene encoding chemerin-like receptor 1, translated as MMAYEEAAHLHVTAPLKTLHLVFMVLCTLAFILGGTGNGIIIFITSYRKKKTVDAMWHLNMAIAGFIFTVFLPLMVAQVALGFHWYLRSILCKITNIITYLSMFSSSFHLTAISADHCVTTICPMWAQNHRTVHLASLVTLGIWILAVVVSWRYHGLCSDQSLLLSESGEAANVATRFLVGFLVPLALISICLVTLAAKLGQKQVAWAKKHLQSFLVLNIILFLCWSPYHVIAFLQTSPKASSPETTESLETGTVFAHGLLCFNSCFYPFFYLVRRQHFVGCRRQKRICRTPVNVGSELVESEANR; from the coding sequence ATGATGGCCTATGAAGAAGCTGCCCATCTTCACGTCACAGCTCCTTTGAAGACATTGCACCTAGTTTTCATGGTGCTCTGCACTCTGGCCTTCATCCTCGGTGGGACGGGGAATGGAATAATCATCTTCATCACCAGCTACCGGAAGAAGAAAACAGTCGATGCCATGTGGCACCTGAACATGGCCATTGCTGGATTTATCTTCACCGTCTTCCTGCCTCTCATGGTGGCCCAGGTAGCCCTGGGCTTCCACTGGTATTTGAGAAGCATCCTGTGCAAGATAACCAACATTATCACCTACCTCAGCATGTTCTCTAGCAGCTTCCACCTCACGGCCATCAGCGCCGACCACTGTGTCACCACAATTTGCCCCATGTGGGCCCAGAACCACCGCACAGTCCATCTGGCCTCCCTGGTCACACTGGGTATCTGGATTCTGGCTGTCGTGGTCAGCTGGCGCTACCATGGCCTCTGCTCTGATCAGAGTCTCTTGTTAAGTGAGAGTGGAGAAGCAGCCAACGTCGCTACCCGGTTCCTGGTTGGGTTTCTGGTCCCACTAGCCTTGATCAGCATCTGCTTGGTCACCCTGGCTGCCAAACTGGGCCAGAAACAGGTGGCTTGGGCCAAGAAGCACCTCCAGAGCTTCCTCGTCTTGaacatcattttattcctctgcTGGTCTCCGTATCACGTCATTGCCTTCCTGCAGACCTCACCCAAAGCATCATCTCCAGAGACAACGGAGTCCCTGGAGACTGGGACCGTCTTTGCTCATGGCCTGCTCTGTTTCAACAGCTGCTTCTACCCCTTCTTCTACCTCGTCAGGCGACAGCATTTTGTTGGCTGCAGGAGACAGAAGCGGATCTGTCGAACCCCAGTCAATGTGGGATCAGAGCTGGTCGAATCGGAGGCAAATAGATAG
- the LOC101938447 gene encoding chemerin-like receptor 1, protein MEFPVLFLVLCVVAFLAGMPLNSYALFMASCRVERTASAVWFLSRAAADFIFIIFLPLRFFILDLDWAKVLSSTVTSFHMFFSAFLLTTLSVDRCILVACSEWYGNHRTPPLAFRMVIGMWALSLGFSLRYGDLWESLLSPTNTSMYFQVDERRVKAAIAIQFLVGFLIPLAMILIPTFYIVLAAKLRRNRMIQSIKPLNILLGLIPTFFLCWLPYHVFSFLQISATYPQTLLNIGSTFSCVLTYFSSCLNPIFYLTMEEEFQRYQQQARNPQTTDNSGPELAE, encoded by the coding sequence ATGGAGTTCCCAGTCCTCTTCCTGGTGCTGTGTGTTGTGGCCTTCCTCGCCGGGATGCCATTAAACAGCTACGCCCTCTTCATGGCCAGCTGCCGTGTGGAGAGGACGGCCAGTGCCGTGTGGTTCTTGAGCCGGGCCGCGGCAGATTTCATCTTCATTATCTTCCTGCCCCTCAGATTCTTCATCCTGGACTTAGACTGGGCCAAGGTGCTGAGCAGCACCGTCACCTCCTTCCACATGTTCTTCAGCGCCTTCCTCCTCACAACCCTCAGTGTCGATCGCTGCATCCTTGTGGCATGCTCTGAGTGGTACGGGAACCACCGCACGCCCCCACTGGCTTTCAGGATGGTTATAGGCATGTGGGCCCTGTCTCTTGGGTTCAGTTTGCGGTACGGTGATCTCTGGGAATCCCTGCTTTCACCAACCAACACCAGCATGTATTTCCAAGTGGATGAAAGGAGGGTGAAGGCCGCTATTGCAATCCAGTTCCTGGTTGGGTTTCTGATCCCATTAGCCATGATCCTGATCCCAACCTTCTACATCGTTCTAGCTGCCAAGCTGAGAAGGAACAGGATGATCCAGTCCATCAAGCCACTCAACATCCTTCTTGGCTTGATCCCGACCTTTTTCCTCTGTTGGCTACCATATCATGTTTTCTCCTTCCTGCAGATCTCAGCTACGTACCCTCAGACTCTTCTGAACATAGGAAGCACTTTTTCTTGTGTCCTGACATATTTCAGCAGCTGCCTCAACCCCATCTTCTACCTCACCATGGAGGAAGAGTTTCAGAGGTACCAGCAACAAGCACGCAACCCCCAAACCACTGACAATTCAGGGCCAGAGCTGGCTGAATAG
- the LOC101938171 gene encoding chemerin-like receptor 1: MVFLIVSLVLGGVVFLAGVSLNSYILFVAVCHVERTASVLWFLNQAVADFIFIIFLPLRCISIVIPDLEWDKRISSAVTSLHMFSSAFFLTTLSVDRCILVARPAWARNHRTPHLAFGVVLGTWVLSLGFSLRYGDLWESLLSPASTSMNFHPDEGRVKAAIAIQFLVGFLIPLALILIPTFYIVLAAKLRRNRLIRSTKPLKILLGLIPTFFLCWLPYHVFSFLLISAKYPRPLLDMGSGFAWVLTYFSSCLNPIFYLTMEEEFLRYRQCARNTQTTDNSGPEPAE; the protein is encoded by the coding sequence ATGGTGTTCCTAATCGTCTCTCTGGTACTTGGTGGCGTGGTCTTCCTCGCCGGAGTGTCGTTGAACAGCTACATCCTCTTCGTTGCCGTATGCCATGTGGAAAGGACGGCCAGCGTCCTGTGGTTCCTGAACCAGGCCGTGGCCGATTTCATCTTCATCATCTTCCTGCCCCTCAGATGCATCTCCATCGTCATCCCGGACTTAGAGTGGGACAAGAGAATAAGCAGCGCTGTCACCTCCCTACACATGTTCTCCAGCGCCTTCTTCCTCACCACCCTCAGTGTCGATCGCTGCATCCTCGTGGCACGCCCTGCGTGGGCCCGGAATCACCGCACGCCCCACCTGGCTTTCGGGGTGGTTCTGGGCACGTGGGTCCTGTCTCTTGGGTTCAGTTTGCGGTATGGTGATCTCTGGGAATCCCTGCTCTCACCTGCCAGCACCAGCATGAATTTCCATCCAGATGAAGGCAGGGTGAAGGCCGCCATTGCAATCCAGTTCCTGGTCGGGTTTCTGATCCCATTAGCCTTGATCTTAATCCCAACCTTCTACATTGTTCTAGCTGCCaagctgagaaggaacaggctGATCCGGTCCACCAAGCCACTCAAGATCCTTCTTGGCTTGATCCCGACCTTTTTCCTCTGCTGGCTGCCGTATCACGTCTTCTCCTTCCTGCTGATCTCAGCTAAGtaccctcggcctcttctggacATGGGAAGTGGTTTTGCTTGGGTCCTGACATATTTCAGCAGCTGCCTCAACCCCATCTTCTACCTCACCATGGAGGAAGAGTTTCTGAGGTACCGGCAATGTGCACGAAACACCCAAACCACCGACAACTCAGGGCCAGAGCCGGCTGAATAG
- the LOC101937906 gene encoding chemerin-like receptor 1, whose amino-acid sequence MEFLRILFLVLSGMAFLAGVPLNGYILFLANCHVEKTASAFWFWSRAMTDFIFIIFLPLRFTSIFILDLSWAKTLSSAVTSFHMFSSAFFLTTLSVDRCILVARPEWTWNHRMPLLAFGMFLGMWALSAGFSSRYGDLWEYLLSPASTSMNFHPDEGRVKAAIMIQFLVGFLIPLALILIPTCYIVLAAKLRRNRLIQSTKPLKILLGLIPTFFLCWLPYHVLFFLQISATYPRPLLNIGSTFACVLTYFSSCLNPIFYLTMEEEFLRYREFACNPQTMDNSGSELAE is encoded by the coding sequence ATGGAGTTCCTCCGAATTCTCTTCCTGGTGCTGAGTGGCATGGCCTTCCTTGCCGGGGTGCCACTGAATGGCTACATCCTCTTTTTAGCTAACTGCCATGTGGAGAAGACAGCCAGTGCCTTTTGGTTCTGGAGCCGGGCCATGACCGATTTCATCTTCATCATCTTCCTGCCCCTCAGATTCACCTCCATCTTCATCCTGGACTTAAGCTGGGCCAAGACGCTGAGCAGCGCCGTCACCTCCTTCCACATGTTCTCCAGCGCCTTCTTCCTCACCACCCTCAGTGTCGATCGCTGCATCCTTGTGGCACGCCCTGAGTGGACCTGGAACCATCGCATGCCCCTGCTGGCTTTCGGGATGTTTCTGGGCATGTGGGCCCTGTCTGCTGGTTTCAGCTCACGGTACGGTGATCTCTGGGAATACCTCCTCTCACCTGCCAGCACCAGCATGAATTTTCATCCAGATGAAGGCAGGGTGAAGGCCGCCATTATGATCCAGTTCCTGGTTGGGTTTCTGATCCCACTAGCCTTGATATTAATCCCAACCTGCTACATCGTTCTAGCTGCCAAGCTGAGAAGGAATAGGCTGATCCAGTCCACCAAGCCACTCAAGATCCTTCTTGGTTTGATCCCGACCTTTTTCCTCTGCTGGCTGCCATATCACGTCTTGTTCTTCTTGCAGATCTCAGCTACATACCCTCGGCCTCTTCTGAACATAGGAAGCACTTTTGCTTGTGTCCTGACATATTTCAGCAGCTGTCTCAACCCCATATTCTACCTCACCATGGAGGAAGAGTTTCTGAGGTACCGGGAATTTGCATGTAACCCCCAAACCATGGACAACTCAGGGTCAGAGCTGGCTGAATAG